Proteins found in one Acidimicrobiales bacterium genomic segment:
- a CDS encoding histidine kinase, protein MTVLKYLAVAVAAASVPARRRHPWSALWMAVIAEAVLIGLGLRLPVLLAAGFTMYSLAAPSSTALSNWTVVGALAPMVIAGGVAWGGTPLQTVALAVLLACGSIAVGWLAGENASARRRHALDLAERAAERERERARRTLIEERTRIARELHDVVAHAMSVISVRSGVARRISAAQPEQASEALSIIETISRRSLAELRRLVTVLRQAGDPTVEDLSPAPRLSDLPQLVSEIAAAGVLVDVWIEGEARSLPPTEDLSAYRIAQEALTNVVRHSGADNATLSVRYRNGSVEIECVNPSDRRQSVPMAHANGGHGIVGMRERIALYGGDFSARPTDEGFTVLARLPITRDTR, encoded by the coding sequence TTGACCGTTCTGAAATACTTGGCCGTCGCCGTCGCCGCCGCGTCCGTCCCCGCTCGCCGGCGCCACCCGTGGTCGGCGCTCTGGATGGCGGTGATAGCAGAAGCGGTGCTCATAGGCCTCGGACTGCGCCTTCCCGTGCTGTTGGCCGCTGGCTTCACCATGTACTCTCTCGCCGCCCCCTCGAGCACTGCGCTGTCCAACTGGACGGTCGTCGGGGCTCTTGCCCCGATGGTGATCGCCGGAGGGGTGGCCTGGGGCGGCACACCCCTCCAAACGGTTGCCCTGGCCGTGCTCTTAGCCTGCGGATCGATCGCGGTGGGTTGGCTGGCAGGTGAGAACGCAAGCGCCCGGCGGCGCCACGCGCTCGACCTGGCTGAGCGGGCCGCCGAGCGTGAACGAGAGCGCGCCCGCCGCACGCTGATCGAAGAACGAACGCGCATCGCCCGCGAGTTGCATGATGTGGTGGCACATGCGATGAGCGTGATCTCCGTGCGCTCTGGGGTCGCCCGCCGAATCAGCGCCGCCCAGCCAGAGCAGGCGAGTGAAGCGCTCAGCATCATCGAGACGATCAGCCGGCGTAGCCTCGCCGAGCTTCGCAGGCTCGTGACCGTGCTGCGCCAAGCCGGGGACCCTACGGTCGAGGATCTGAGCCCGGCGCCGCGACTGTCCGATCTCCCACAGCTTGTGAGCGAGATCGCCGCCGCTGGCGTCCTAGTCGATGTCTGGATTGAAGGAGAGGCGCGGTCTCTTCCCCCAACCGAAGACCTCTCCGCCTATCGGATCGCCCAGGAGGCCCTGACCAACGTCGTGCGACACTCGGGAGCCGACAACGCAACCCTGTCGGTCCGCTACCGGAACGGCTCGGTGGAGATCGAGTGCGTCAATCCCAGCGACCGCCGCCAATCGGTTCCCATGGCACACGCGAACGGTGGTCACGGAATAGTCGGCATGCGCGAACGCATCGCTCTTTACGGCGGCGATTTCAGCGCACGTCCCACGGATGAGGGCTTCACGGTGCTCGCTCGGCTTCCAATCACCCGGGATACCAGGTGA
- a CDS encoding response regulator transcription factor gives MSIGVVIADDQALLRSSFRLLIEAEPDMAVLGEASDGAEAVSLSHEVRPDLVLMDVRMPGLDGIEATRRIASESSTAAVKVLILTTFDLDEYVYGALQAGASGFVLKEISPEDLLSAIRVVAAGEALLAPRVTRRLIAEFAQRRHVPTPTASPELDALTEREKEVLGHVARGLSNSETAEMLHISPGTAKTHVSRLLTKLGARDRAQLVVLAYESGMALPGQRRTPMAANSKRSRP, from the coding sequence GTGAGCATCGGTGTCGTCATCGCCGACGATCAGGCCTTGCTGAGAAGCAGCTTCCGCCTCCTGATCGAAGCCGAGCCCGACATGGCGGTCCTCGGCGAGGCGTCCGACGGGGCCGAGGCTGTCTCGCTTTCGCACGAGGTCCGTCCTGACCTCGTCCTCATGGATGTCCGAATGCCAGGGCTCGACGGGATCGAGGCGACCCGCCGCATTGCCAGCGAGTCCAGCACCGCTGCTGTGAAGGTGCTGATCCTCACGACCTTCGACCTGGACGAGTACGTCTATGGTGCGCTACAGGCCGGCGCGAGCGGCTTCGTGCTCAAGGAGATCTCCCCCGAGGACCTACTCAGCGCGATCCGGGTCGTCGCCGCCGGCGAGGCGCTCTTGGCGCCACGAGTCACCCGCCGGCTCATCGCGGAGTTTGCCCAGCGACGCCACGTACCGACCCCGACTGCCTCGCCCGAACTAGATGCCCTCACCGAGCGGGAGAAGGAGGTGCTTGGTCATGTGGCTCGGGGTCTGTCCAACTCGGAGACCGCGGAAATGCTTCACATAAGCCCCGGTACCGCAAAGACGCATGTCAGCAGATTGCTCACCAAGCTCGGAGCGCGCGACCGTGCCCAACTGGTGGTTCTCGCGTACGAGTCCGGGATGGCCCTTCCCGGACAGCGGCGAACCCCGATGGCAGCGAACAGCAAGCGAAGCCGTCCTTGA
- a CDS encoding ATP-binding protein: protein MNRIHLRRLSVPTWLRPRWTVRLRLTLLYGGLFIVGGAILLAITYALVAPSNATVIATASGRVQVQDTAPALFPPPAIGQEITSGGMISGAVSGPPPSKGEVSPTPAQAKTKLESLLKAQADHERSVQLHRLLTESGVALGLMALVSVVLGWLIAGRVLRPLRTMTATARRLSEDNLGDRIALRGPDDELTELADTFDDLLHRLDTAFEAQRRFVANASHELRTPLTLERAVIEVALADPVADVASLREMGRQVLSTNADHARLIDALLVLARSQRGLGQTDVVNLATVALDAIEDVAPIAATNEVRVEWSLDAASVTGDRALLERLVCNLVDNAVRHNHQGGWVEVRTEVHDDEATVEVTNSGPTIAPDQVASLFEPFRRLGAERAGHRQGAGLGLSIVDAIVAAHHGAVDARPRDGGGLEVRVDLRERRTSGGQAALPRVTDPVPVV from the coding sequence ATGAACCGTATCCATCTTCGTCGGCTGTCGGTCCCCACCTGGCTGCGGCCCCGCTGGACCGTTCGTCTCCGTCTGACCCTCCTCTATGGAGGTCTGTTCATCGTCGGTGGCGCCATCCTTCTCGCCATCACCTACGCCCTCGTGGCTCCGAGCAACGCAACCGTCATCGCGACGGCCAGTGGACGGGTCCAGGTCCAGGACACGGCGCCCGCCCTGTTCCCTCCACCGGCGATCGGCCAGGAGATCACCTCCGGCGGCATGATCTCCGGCGCGGTGAGCGGTCCCCCACCGAGCAAAGGCGAAGTGTCGCCGACTCCAGCCCAAGCCAAGACCAAGCTCGAATCCCTGCTCAAGGCCCAGGCCGACCACGAGCGATCGGTCCAGCTCCACCGGCTTCTCACCGAGTCCGGGGTGGCATTGGGGCTCATGGCCCTGGTCTCGGTCGTGCTTGGCTGGCTGATCGCCGGGCGGGTCCTCCGTCCGCTGCGGACGATGACCGCGACCGCACGGCGCCTGTCGGAGGACAACCTCGGCGATCGCATCGCCCTGCGCGGACCGGACGACGAGCTGACCGAGCTGGCCGACACGTTCGACGACCTCCTGCATCGCCTCGACACCGCCTTCGAGGCGCAGCGGCGATTCGTCGCCAACGCCTCCCACGAGCTGCGCACGCCTCTCACCCTGGAGCGGGCCGTGATCGAGGTGGCCCTCGCCGATCCCGTCGCCGACGTCGCCTCGCTCCGGGAGATGGGGCGCCAGGTCCTTTCCACCAACGCCGATCATGCCCGCCTCATCGACGCGCTCCTCGTCCTGGCTCGGAGCCAGCGAGGACTGGGGCAGACCGACGTGGTCAACCTGGCCACCGTGGCGCTCGACGCCATCGAGGACGTCGCACCCATCGCCGCCACCAACGAGGTCCGCGTCGAGTGGTCGCTCGATGCCGCCTCGGTCACCGGAGACAGGGCGCTCCTCGAGCGCCTCGTCTGCAACCTCGTCGACAACGCCGTGCGCCACAATCACCAGGGAGGCTGGGTCGAGGTGCGCACCGAGGTCCACGACGACGAAGCGACGGTGGAGGTAACCAACAGCGGCCCGACGATCGCCCCCGACCAGGTGGCGTCGCTCTTCGAGCCCTTCCGACGCCTGGGCGCCGAGCGGGCGGGACATCGTCAGGGAGCGGGGCTGGGCCTGTCCATCGTGGACGCCATCGTGGCCGCGCACCACGGAGCGGTCGACGCCCGACCGAGAGACGGCGGCGGTCTCGAGGTGCGCGTGGACCTGCGAGAGCGTCGGACGTCAGGCGGGCAGGCGGCGCTGCCGCGGGTAACAGATCCTGTTCCCGTCGTGTAA
- a CDS encoding MarR family transcriptional regulator, whose product MSKRSPETKTPSDAMRLAMAVTRLRSRIRNESGQRSTGIPISQLTVLSRIIDEGPTTAAALAAAEHVTQQAIAQSLATLENRGLVTKSRDPGDGRKSLVGSTKSGQALVAGIKASREAWLNRAIAAAVKPDERAALETTIEILQRIADVDLRPDTEMQ is encoded by the coding sequence GTGAGCAAAAGATCCCCTGAGACCAAGACCCCCAGTGACGCAATGCGGTTGGCGATGGCGGTGACGCGACTGCGCTCGCGCATCCGGAACGAGTCGGGACAACGTTCAACCGGTATTCCGATCTCGCAGCTGACGGTGCTGTCGCGGATCATCGACGAGGGGCCGACCACCGCGGCAGCGTTGGCCGCAGCCGAGCACGTCACCCAGCAGGCGATCGCCCAGAGCCTGGCCACTCTGGAGAACCGTGGGCTGGTCACGAAGTCCCGCGACCCGGGAGACGGCCGCAAGAGCCTCGTCGGCTCGACCAAATCGGGTCAAGCCCTCGTGGCGGGCATCAAGGCGTCGCGGGAGGCGTGGCTCAACCGGGCGATAGCGGCGGCCGTCAAACCCGACGAGCGCGCGGCGCTCGAGACGACGATCGAGATCTTGCAGCGCATCGCCGACGTCGATCTACGGCCCGACACGGAGATGCAGTGA
- a CDS encoding isochorismatase family protein, whose translation MAPASGDGRGGDGDGQVFQNGQGHTVPELKEVLADSVEIDRTQLNAWEDVEFRRAVEATGRKKLIMTALWTEICLAFPSLDALRGGYEVFPVVDAVGGTSPEAHSAGLERILQAGGQPVSWVSLACELQRDWARLDTVPDIVDIVLTSRLQKEA comes from the coding sequence GTGGCGCCGGCGAGCGGGGACGGACGCGGCGGCGACGGCGACGGCCAAGTATTTCAGAACGGTCAAGGACACACCGTTCCCGAGCTCAAGGAGGTACTCGCCGACAGCGTGGAGATCGACCGAACGCAGCTCAACGCCTGGGAGGACGTCGAGTTCCGCCGGGCGGTCGAGGCCACGGGACGCAAGAAGCTGATCATGACGGCGCTGTGGACCGAGATCTGCCTCGCCTTCCCCTCGCTCGACGCGCTACGGGGCGGCTACGAGGTGTTCCCGGTAGTCGATGCCGTGGGGGGGACTTCCCCCGAGGCCCACAGCGCCGGCCTCGAGCGGATCCTGCAGGCCGGAGGCCAGCCCGTCAGCTGGGTGTCCTTGGCGTGCGAGCTGCAGCGGGACTGGGCTCGTCTAGACACAGTCCCCGACATCGTTGACATTGTCCTCACCTCGCGCCTGCAGAAGGAGGCCTAG
- a CDS encoding response regulator transcription factor, whose product MRVLVVEDQRLLAETLATGLRREGMAVDFVFDGVSATERIAIVAYDVIVLDRDLPGLHGDDVCREVVANGAATKVLMLTAAGDLADRVGGLTLGADDYLPKPFAFAELVARVRALARRTQAPVPPLLTKGDLTVDPAQRTARRGVRRLDLTPKELGILEALLAAQGRVVSSEELLDRVWDDRADPFTNTVKVTMSRLRRKLGTPPLIETVANAGYRI is encoded by the coding sequence GTGAGGGTGCTGGTGGTCGAGGATCAACGGCTTCTGGCCGAGACCCTGGCGACAGGGCTGCGGCGCGAGGGCATGGCCGTCGACTTCGTCTTCGACGGCGTCTCGGCTACCGAACGTATCGCCATCGTGGCCTACGACGTGATCGTGTTGGACCGCGACCTGCCCGGTCTCCACGGTGACGACGTCTGCCGCGAGGTCGTCGCCAATGGGGCGGCCACCAAGGTGTTGATGCTCACGGCGGCCGGCGATCTCGCCGATCGGGTCGGGGGCCTCACCCTGGGCGCCGACGACTACCTGCCCAAGCCCTTTGCCTTCGCCGAGCTGGTGGCCCGGGTCCGGGCCCTGGCCCGCCGTACACAGGCACCCGTACCACCGCTTCTCACCAAGGGAGACCTCACCGTGGACCCCGCTCAGCGAACCGCCCGCCGAGGCGTCCGGCGCCTCGACCTCACACCAAAGGAGCTCGGCATCCTGGAGGCTCTCCTCGCCGCCCAAGGCAGGGTCGTCAGCTCGGAGGAGCTGCTCGACCGGGTCTGGGACGACCGAGCCGACCCCTTCACCAACACGGTGAAGGTGACCATGAGCCGACTGCGACGCAAGCTCGGGACGCCGCCGCTCATCGAGACGGTGGCCAACGCCGGGTACAGGATCTGA
- a CDS encoding peptidoglycan-binding protein has translation MAALVGAGVGIGIVVSSGSSSHSAVPTNSAPTATAGVAQRNLSSQVNESGTLGYASSWSVINGASGTLTQLPAAGDVINQGQPLYHVDGAPVVLLYGATPVYRSLQAGVTNGPDVAELNWDLIALGYLPSSNLSSLDNFNWATTSALEQLQEALGVTQTGTLAPGQAVFLPGAVRVATVSATLGSAAAPKQPIMTATSTSRVVTVSLDAAQQGLVKVGDQVQIILPDNTSTPGTVSAVGGVATPSSSGPATVQVTINPTNAAATGTLDQAPVQVAITTATVDNALVVPVNALLALASGGYGVEVVDAGGRRHLVAASLGLFDDADGLVAVTSNGLSAGMRVVVPSQ, from the coding sequence ATGGCCGCGCTCGTCGGTGCCGGCGTGGGGATCGGGATCGTCGTGAGCTCGGGCTCCTCGAGCCACAGCGCAGTGCCAACCAATTCGGCGCCCACTGCGACCGCCGGCGTGGCGCAGAGGAACCTCTCCTCTCAGGTCAACGAGAGCGGCACCCTCGGCTATGCCTCGAGCTGGTCGGTCATCAACGGGGCCAGCGGCACGCTCACCCAGCTGCCGGCAGCCGGCGACGTGATCAACCAGGGCCAGCCGCTTTATCACGTCGACGGCGCGCCGGTCGTGCTGCTCTACGGGGCCACGCCTGTCTATCGGAGCCTCCAGGCTGGCGTGACCAACGGTCCCGACGTGGCCGAGCTCAACTGGGACCTCATCGCTCTCGGCTACCTGCCCTCCAGCAATCTCAGCTCCCTCGACAACTTCAACTGGGCGACGACGTCGGCGCTGGAGCAGCTCCAAGAGGCCCTGGGTGTCACCCAGACCGGCACCCTGGCACCCGGGCAGGCGGTGTTCCTGCCCGGCGCGGTGAGGGTGGCCACGGTGTCGGCGACACTCGGATCGGCTGCGGCGCCCAAGCAACCGATCATGACCGCCACCTCGACCTCCCGCGTGGTCACGGTGAGCCTCGACGCCGCGCAACAGGGCCTCGTCAAGGTTGGCGACCAGGTCCAGATCATCCTCCCTGACAACACCTCGACGCCGGGAACGGTGTCGGCCGTCGGCGGCGTGGCGACCCCGAGCAGCTCGGGTCCGGCGACGGTGCAGGTCACCATCAACCCCACCAACGCGGCGGCGACCGGCACCCTGGACCAGGCCCCCGTGCAGGTGGCCATCACCACGGCGACCGTCGACAACGCACTGGTCGTCCCGGTGAACGCCCTCCTCGCCCTCGCCAGCGGCGGCTACGGCGTCGAGGTCGTCGACGCGGGTGGTCGCCGTCATCTGGTGGCCGCGTCGCTCGGGCTCTTCGACGACGCCGACGGACTGGTGGCTGTGACGAGCAACGGGCTCTCGGCGGGCATGCGCGTGGTGGTGCCGTCCCAATGA
- a CDS encoding cysteine hydrolase, which translates to MTDSRRSIDPERTALLVMDYQPVVLGSLSDAEELLSRVAEAIAIVRNHRGQVGYVRVAFDDADYEAVPEHSAFAPALTTAREVLHNDSPATAIHERVAPEPGDIIVRKTRFGAFSTTDLAERLRDRAITSLILAGVSTSGVVLSTVRDAADRDYQVFVLADATADPEPGVHGFLTERVFPRQAHVITVAQLDGLLSGTDERSA; encoded by the coding sequence ATGACCGATTCACGGCGAAGCATCGACCCTGAGCGAACCGCGCTTTTGGTGATGGATTACCAGCCCGTTGTCCTCGGCTCGCTGAGCGACGCGGAGGAGCTGCTCTCACGCGTTGCCGAGGCGATCGCGATCGTTCGGAACCATCGGGGACAGGTGGGGTACGTCCGGGTTGCGTTCGACGACGCTGACTACGAGGCGGTGCCGGAGCACAGCGCGTTTGCGCCGGCCTTGACGACGGCGCGGGAAGTGTTGCACAACGACTCGCCGGCGACCGCGATCCACGAGCGGGTGGCGCCCGAGCCCGGCGACATCATCGTGCGGAAGACCCGATTCGGGGCGTTTTCGACCACGGATCTGGCCGAGCGGCTACGGGACCGCGCGATCACATCCCTGATTCTGGCCGGCGTCAGCACCAGTGGCGTCGTGCTGTCGACGGTTCGCGATGCCGCCGATCGCGACTACCAGGTGTTCGTGCTCGCTGACGCCACCGCCGACCCGGAGCCAGGCGTGCACGGCTTCCTCACCGAACGAGTCTTCCCTCGTCAAGCGCACGTGATCACGGTCGCGCAGCTCGACGGCCTCCTCTCCGGCACAGATGAGCGGTCGGCATGA